The proteins below come from a single Acanthopagrus latus isolate v.2019 chromosome 4, fAcaLat1.1, whole genome shotgun sequence genomic window:
- the slc39a13 gene encoding zinc transporter ZIP13 isoform X2, translating to MDCCDLSNEDAVKLTLLQLTAAALTEERPDIQRQLPNGALLVARAFWTVGRMKGGSCWKPSWALAALFIPVTLLMLTLRGASSSQKMAQTSMAHATARAAGPGPSLTDDLPGLQTVAAFLASEHAHVWFLSLVGSVAVGLSGIFPLLVIPIEAGAALKTEDGSQKLKQLLSFAIGGLLGDVFLHLLPEAWAVSGSAGKQRHYMTQGLWVIVGLLAFLLLEKMFPDQGSQEDPTPEADLNFNSAMQSNSVFSAKAVASLTNGHHAESWRSSKQQSLPERSEKIKTSGYLNLLANCIDNFTHGLAVAGSFMVSKKVGFLTTFAILLHEIPHEVGDFAILLRAGFDRWSAARMQLSTALVGILGASFAMCAQSPQGTENATSWILPFTSGGFLYIALVNVLPDLLEESSLRQSLLQILLIFSGVAVMALLSAIID from the exons ATGGACTGTTGTGACCTCTCTAATGAAGATGCAGTAAAGTTAACGCTACTTcagctcactgctgcagctctcacagAGGAAAGGCCAGATATACAGAGGCAGCTGCCAAATGGAG CATTACTGGTTGCAAGGGCTTTTTGGACCGTGGGACGGATGAAAGGTGGAAGCTGTTGGAAGCCCAGCTGGGCTCTAGCTGCTCTGTTTATCCCAGTTACCCTGCTGATGCTGACCCTCAGGGGGGCATCAAGCAGCCAGAAGATGGCACAAACATCGATGGCTCATGCAACAGCTAGGGCTGCAGGACCAGGCCCCAGCCTGACAGATGACCTCCCAGGCCTCCAGACAGTAGCAGCCTTCTTAGCCAGCGAACATGCTCACGTTTGGTTCCTGTCCCTGGTGGGCTCTGTCGCCGTAGGTCTCAGTGGGATTTTCCCCCTGCTTGTCATTCCCATCGAAGCTGGAGCAGCCCTCAAAACTGAAG ATGGGAGCCAGAAGCTGAAGCAGCTCTTGAGCTTTGCTATTGGTGGTCTCCTTGGTGATGttttccttcacctccttcctgAGGCATGGGCAGTCTCTGGCTCTGCAG GTAAACAACGCCACTACATGACCCAGGGCCTGTGGGTAATTGTTGGCCTTTTGGCTTTCCTTCTCCTGGAGAAGATGTTCCCTGACCAAGGCAGCCAGGAGGATCCCACCCCTGAAGCAGACCTGAATTTTAATTCTGCT ATGCAGTCTAATTCAGTCTTCAGTGCAAAGGCAGTGGCATCACTCACAAATGGGCACCATGCTGAGTCATGGAGATCCTCCAAGCAACAGTCTCTGCCAGAGAGATCAGAGAAAATCAAG ACTAGTGGATACTTAAACCTACTGGCCAACTGCATCGACAACTTCACCCATGGACTGGCAGTAGCTGGGAGTTTCATGGTTAGCAAAAAG GTTGGCTTCCTCACCACCTTTGCCATCCTGCTCCATGAAATCCCTCACGAG GTGGGAGACTTTGCCATTCTGCTGAGGGCCGGGTTTGACCGTTGGAGTGCTGCTCGCATGCAGCTGTCCACGGCCCTGGTCGGGATCTTGGGAGCTTCCTTTGCTATGTGCGCTCAATCACCACAAGGCACAG AAAACGCCACTTCCTGGATACTGCCCTTTACCTCTGGAGGCTTCCTCTACATAGCCTTGGTAAATGTGCTGCCTGACCTGTTGGAGGAGTCCAGTTTAAG gcaGTCCCTCTTGCAGATCCTGCTCATTTTCTCCGGCGTAGCTGTCATGGCTCTGCTCTCTGCCATCATTGACTGA
- the slc39a13 gene encoding zinc transporter ZIP13 isoform X1: MDCCDLSNEDAVKLTLLQLTAAALTEERPDIQRQLPNGALLVARAFWTVGRMKGGSCWKPSWALAALFIPVTLLMLTLRGASSSQKMAQTSMAHATARAAGPGPSLTDDLPGLQTVAAFLASEHAHVWFLSLVGSVAVGLSGIFPLLVIPIEAGAALKTEDGSQKLKQLLSFAIGGLLGDVFLHLLPEAWAVSGSAAGKQRHYMTQGLWVIVGLLAFLLLEKMFPDQGSQEDPTPEADLNFNSAMQSNSVFSAKAVASLTNGHHAESWRSSKQQSLPERSEKIKTSGYLNLLANCIDNFTHGLAVAGSFMVSKKVGFLTTFAILLHEIPHEVGDFAILLRAGFDRWSAARMQLSTALVGILGASFAMCAQSPQGTENATSWILPFTSGGFLYIALVNVLPDLLEESSLRQSLLQILLIFSGVAVMALLSAIID; this comes from the exons ATGGACTGTTGTGACCTCTCTAATGAAGATGCAGTAAAGTTAACGCTACTTcagctcactgctgcagctctcacagAGGAAAGGCCAGATATACAGAGGCAGCTGCCAAATGGAG CATTACTGGTTGCAAGGGCTTTTTGGACCGTGGGACGGATGAAAGGTGGAAGCTGTTGGAAGCCCAGCTGGGCTCTAGCTGCTCTGTTTATCCCAGTTACCCTGCTGATGCTGACCCTCAGGGGGGCATCAAGCAGCCAGAAGATGGCACAAACATCGATGGCTCATGCAACAGCTAGGGCTGCAGGACCAGGCCCCAGCCTGACAGATGACCTCCCAGGCCTCCAGACAGTAGCAGCCTTCTTAGCCAGCGAACATGCTCACGTTTGGTTCCTGTCCCTGGTGGGCTCTGTCGCCGTAGGTCTCAGTGGGATTTTCCCCCTGCTTGTCATTCCCATCGAAGCTGGAGCAGCCCTCAAAACTGAAG ATGGGAGCCAGAAGCTGAAGCAGCTCTTGAGCTTTGCTATTGGTGGTCTCCTTGGTGATGttttccttcacctccttcctgAGGCATGGGCAGTCTCTGGCTCTGCAG CAGGTAAACAACGCCACTACATGACCCAGGGCCTGTGGGTAATTGTTGGCCTTTTGGCTTTCCTTCTCCTGGAGAAGATGTTCCCTGACCAAGGCAGCCAGGAGGATCCCACCCCTGAAGCAGACCTGAATTTTAATTCTGCT ATGCAGTCTAATTCAGTCTTCAGTGCAAAGGCAGTGGCATCACTCACAAATGGGCACCATGCTGAGTCATGGAGATCCTCCAAGCAACAGTCTCTGCCAGAGAGATCAGAGAAAATCAAG ACTAGTGGATACTTAAACCTACTGGCCAACTGCATCGACAACTTCACCCATGGACTGGCAGTAGCTGGGAGTTTCATGGTTAGCAAAAAG GTTGGCTTCCTCACCACCTTTGCCATCCTGCTCCATGAAATCCCTCACGAG GTGGGAGACTTTGCCATTCTGCTGAGGGCCGGGTTTGACCGTTGGAGTGCTGCTCGCATGCAGCTGTCCACGGCCCTGGTCGGGATCTTGGGAGCTTCCTTTGCTATGTGCGCTCAATCACCACAAGGCACAG AAAACGCCACTTCCTGGATACTGCCCTTTACCTCTGGAGGCTTCCTCTACATAGCCTTGGTAAATGTGCTGCCTGACCTGTTGGAGGAGTCCAGTTTAAG gcaGTCCCTCTTGCAGATCCTGCTCATTTTCTCCGGCGTAGCTGTCATGGCTCTGCTCTCTGCCATCATTGACTGA
- the slc39a13 gene encoding zinc transporter ZIP13 isoform X3, giving the protein MKGGSCWKPSWALAALFIPVTLLMLTLRGASSSQKMAQTSMAHATARAAGPGPSLTDDLPGLQTVAAFLASEHAHVWFLSLVGSVAVGLSGIFPLLVIPIEAGAALKTEDGSQKLKQLLSFAIGGLLGDVFLHLLPEAWAVSGSAAGKQRHYMTQGLWVIVGLLAFLLLEKMFPDQGSQEDPTPEADLNFNSAMQSNSVFSAKAVASLTNGHHAESWRSSKQQSLPERSEKIKTSGYLNLLANCIDNFTHGLAVAGSFMVSKKVGFLTTFAILLHEIPHEVGDFAILLRAGFDRWSAARMQLSTALVGILGASFAMCAQSPQGTENATSWILPFTSGGFLYIALVNVLPDLLEESSLRQSLLQILLIFSGVAVMALLSAIID; this is encoded by the exons ATGAAAGGTGGAAGCTGTTGGAAGCCCAGCTGGGCTCTAGCTGCTCTGTTTATCCCAGTTACCCTGCTGATGCTGACCCTCAGGGGGGCATCAAGCAGCCAGAAGATGGCACAAACATCGATGGCTCATGCAACAGCTAGGGCTGCAGGACCAGGCCCCAGCCTGACAGATGACCTCCCAGGCCTCCAGACAGTAGCAGCCTTCTTAGCCAGCGAACATGCTCACGTTTGGTTCCTGTCCCTGGTGGGCTCTGTCGCCGTAGGTCTCAGTGGGATTTTCCCCCTGCTTGTCATTCCCATCGAAGCTGGAGCAGCCCTCAAAACTGAAG ATGGGAGCCAGAAGCTGAAGCAGCTCTTGAGCTTTGCTATTGGTGGTCTCCTTGGTGATGttttccttcacctccttcctgAGGCATGGGCAGTCTCTGGCTCTGCAG CAGGTAAACAACGCCACTACATGACCCAGGGCCTGTGGGTAATTGTTGGCCTTTTGGCTTTCCTTCTCCTGGAGAAGATGTTCCCTGACCAAGGCAGCCAGGAGGATCCCACCCCTGAAGCAGACCTGAATTTTAATTCTGCT ATGCAGTCTAATTCAGTCTTCAGTGCAAAGGCAGTGGCATCACTCACAAATGGGCACCATGCTGAGTCATGGAGATCCTCCAAGCAACAGTCTCTGCCAGAGAGATCAGAGAAAATCAAG ACTAGTGGATACTTAAACCTACTGGCCAACTGCATCGACAACTTCACCCATGGACTGGCAGTAGCTGGGAGTTTCATGGTTAGCAAAAAG GTTGGCTTCCTCACCACCTTTGCCATCCTGCTCCATGAAATCCCTCACGAG GTGGGAGACTTTGCCATTCTGCTGAGGGCCGGGTTTGACCGTTGGAGTGCTGCTCGCATGCAGCTGTCCACGGCCCTGGTCGGGATCTTGGGAGCTTCCTTTGCTATGTGCGCTCAATCACCACAAGGCACAG AAAACGCCACTTCCTGGATACTGCCCTTTACCTCTGGAGGCTTCCTCTACATAGCCTTGGTAAATGTGCTGCCTGACCTGTTGGAGGAGTCCAGTTTAAG gcaGTCCCTCTTGCAGATCCTGCTCATTTTCTCCGGCGTAGCTGTCATGGCTCTGCTCTCTGCCATCATTGACTGA
- the si:ch211-150g13.3 gene encoding transmembrane protein 178B: MAAMKILTGTGLFLAFCALGLLAMAICTDYWYETDARRHRERCKNYANKRNDPGYIYISNHNLPLQMPPKSLERKGNGPDAGALIRGKRHFLAAASAMESHCSRQFNSTISGLWRKCHREGFDLETEDLIHKGIIQRCTPVKYHYSSSILPRHLPINITKTIRQDEWHALHLRRMTAGFVGMAVSIILFGWIIGVLGCCQQHDLMQYVAGLLFLMGGTCCIISLCTCVAGINFELSRYPRYMYGLPEDISHGYGWSMFCAWGGLGLTLLAGFLCTLAPSLSTPTRTTTHKPRQENGTV, translated from the exons ATGGCCGCTATGAAAATATTAACAGGCACGGGGCTCTTCTTGGCGTTTTGCGCGCTCGGGCTGCTCGCCATGGCGATCTGCACCGACTACTGGTACGAGACCGACGCGCGGAGGCACCGGGAGAGGTGTAAAAACTATGCCAACAAGCGAAACGACCCGGGCTACATCTACATTTCCAACCACAACCTCCCCCTCCAGATGCCTCCAAAGAGCCTGGAGAGGAAAGGTAACGGCCCAGATGCTGGAGCGCTCATCAGGGGGAAGCGGCACTTCCTGGCCGCAGCGTCTGCCATGGAGTCCCACTGCAGCCGGCAGTTTAACTCCACCATCTCCGGGCTGTGGAGGAAGTGTCACCGGGAGGGCTTCGACCTGGAGACCGAGGACCTTATTCATAAAG GCATAATTCAAAGATGTACCCCAGTCAAGTATCACTACTCTTCGTCCATCCTGCCACGACATTTACCCATCAACATCACAAAGACCATACGACAGGACGAGTGGCACGCACTCC ATCTAAGAAGAATGACGGCCGGCTTCGTGGGCATGGCCGTGTCCATCATTCTCTTTGGCTGGATCATTGGAGTGCTGGGATGCTGCCAGCAGCATGACCTCATGCAATATGTAGCTGGGCTACTCTTTCTCATGGGAG GAACATGCTGCATCATCTCCTTGTGCACATGTGTGGCAGGGATCAACTTTGAGTTGTCCCGCTACCCACGCTACATGTACGGCCTCCCTGAGGACATTAGCCATGGCTATGGCTGGTCCATGTTTTGTGCCTGGGGGGGCCTCGGTCTCACATTGCTGGCTGGCTTCCTCTGCACCTTGGCCCCCTCCCTGAGCACGCCAACTCGCACTACGACCCACAAGCCGAGGCAGGAGAATGGAACCGTGTGA